One genomic region from Candidatus Nitrosopumilus koreensis AR1 encodes:
- the ectA gene encoding diaminobutyrate acetyltransferase, whose translation MTSITYREPTVSDAHQIWELVKNNKPLDENSKYLYVLLCHQFSKTCCVAESDSKIVGFLSGFIPPKNPDTLFVWQAAVNNDFRNMGIAKELVSHTLCNVDSPIEFVHATVTPSNHASLKFLQNFADNIGAKLNKKPLFSTDVLGGGHEPEDLVVIGPIQKNILEVTN comes from the coding sequence ATGACTTCTATAACATACAGAGAACCAACAGTTAGTGATGCCCATCAGATTTGGGAGTTGGTAAAAAATAACAAACCTCTTGATGAGAATTCAAAATATCTGTACGTCCTCTTGTGCCACCAATTCTCAAAAACATGTTGTGTGGCTGAATCTGATTCAAAGATTGTTGGTTTTCTATCTGGATTCATACCTCCAAAAAACCCTGACACTTTGTTTGTTTGGCAAGCTGCAGTTAATAATGATTTTAGGAATATGGGTATTGCAAAAGAATTAGTTTCTCACACTCTTTGCAATGTGGATTCGCCTATAGAATTTGTACACGCAACTGTGACTCCATCAAACCATGCATCATTGAAGTTTTTGCAAAACTTTGCAGATAATATTGGTGCCAAATTAAACAAAAAACCTCTGTTTTCAACTGATGTTTTGGGTGGAGGACATGAGCCCGAAGATCTTGTAGTTATTGGACCTATTCAAAAAAACATTCTGGAGGTAACAAATTGA
- the ectB gene encoding diaminobutyrate--2-oxoglutarate transaminase → MKQTDSLESEVRSYCRAYPVMFSKAKDSHLIDKDGKSYLDFLCGAGSLNYGHNNPVLKNKIIDYLNQDGIIHSLDLATESKEEFLNSFSKNILSPRNMDYKVQFTGPTGTNAVEAALKIARKVTGRTKIISFTNGFHGVTLGAVAATGNQHHRGGAGIPLNDVIFMPFDGYMGKKVNTIDYMRRLLEDNSSGVDLPAAVVLETVQGEGGINVASSQWLQSLQELCKEFGILIIIDDIQVGCGRTGTFFSFEGMGIQPDLVTLSKSLSGFGLPFSLLLLKPELDVWKPGEHNGTFRGNNMAFVTATAAIEEYWVPDELENQIILNSKIMKARLDEIASEFPTSDIQVRGKGMIYGIDCILEDLASEIKQKCFENGLILETCGSDDQVVKLLPALNISEDDLRKGLDILEKSIKQVMDESDYKKILEAEIVQK, encoded by the coding sequence TTGAAGCAAACTGATTCTTTAGAATCTGAAGTTCGCTCATATTGCCGTGCTTACCCGGTTATGTTTTCAAAAGCCAAGGACTCGCATCTGATTGATAAGGATGGGAAATCTTATCTCGATTTTCTTTGCGGAGCAGGTTCGTTAAACTATGGTCATAATAATCCTGTTTTAAAAAATAAAATTATTGATTACCTAAATCAAGATGGAATAATTCATAGCTTAGATCTTGCAACTGAATCAAAAGAAGAATTTTTGAATTCTTTTTCAAAAAATATTTTGTCTCCTAGAAACATGGATTACAAAGTGCAGTTTACCGGTCCTACTGGAACAAATGCTGTAGAAGCTGCATTGAAGATTGCACGAAAAGTTACAGGCAGAACAAAAATCATATCTTTTACAAATGGATTTCATGGAGTTACTCTTGGCGCCGTAGCTGCAACCGGAAATCAACATCATAGAGGCGGTGCAGGAATTCCCCTTAATGACGTGATATTCATGCCATTTGATGGCTATATGGGAAAAAAGGTTAACACGATTGATTACATGCGAAGATTGCTTGAGGATAACAGTAGCGGTGTAGACCTTCCAGCAGCTGTAGTCTTAGAAACTGTTCAGGGTGAAGGTGGAATTAATGTTGCAAGCTCGCAATGGCTTCAGTCTTTACAAGAACTGTGTAAAGAATTTGGAATTTTAATAATTATTGATGATATCCAAGTTGGATGTGGTAGAACAGGAACCTTCTTCAGTTTTGAGGGAATGGGAATTCAACCTGACCTTGTAACGTTATCAAAGTCATTGAGTGGTTTTGGTTTGCCATTTTCATTATTGTTGTTAAAACCAGAGTTAGATGTGTGGAAACCTGGTGAACATAACGGTACCTTTAGAGGAAATAACATGGCATTTGTTACTGCTACAGCTGCAATTGAAGAATATTGGGTGCCAGATGAACTTGAAAACCAAATTATCTTAAACTCTAAAATCATGAAAGCCCGATTAGATGAAATAGCATCTGAATTCCCTACTTCTGATATTCAAGTTCGTGGCAAAGGCATGATCTATGGCATTGATTGTATTTTAGAAGATTTAGCTAGTGAAATTAAACAAAAATGTTTTGAAAATGGATTGATACTTGAAACATGCGGTTCTGATGATCAAGTAGTAAAACTACTTCCTGCTTTGAATATCTCTGAAGATGATTTAAGAAAAGGATTGGATATTTTAGAAAAAAGTATCAAACAAGTCATGGATGAATCAGATTATAAGAAAATTCTAGAAGCCGAGATTGTTCAAAAATGA
- a CDS encoding dicarboxylate/amino acid:cation symporter, translating to MEIRSFKYSIPQITFLVKTKLWAQVLVALFLGLVIGLALGPETGLVDEKSAEIITNWLSIPANLFLKIIQMIIIPLIFASIIRGITSSGSLKQLQKLGLGVSVYFVATTAIALAIGILFVTTIEPGNFVDSALIRDSFNLEDTEPIENTEFTINDIPQSITNVIPSNPLASFMSGEMLSIIVFALIIGVSMISIPRKSSQPILDLLESVQKITLKVVSWAMRLAPFAAFGLMAGITSKLGLSALTGLGAYMGTVVIALFTMIFIYILIIKFLAKKPLSFFSMMRDAQLLAFSTSSSAAVMPLSIKTAEEKMKVKPKISQFIIPLGATVNMDGTALYQIIAVFFLAQLFGIDLGFTTILLISITALAASIGAPSAPGTGIVILSTILIAAGIPPVAVVLLLGVDRILDMTRTMTNVTGDLTACLFFDKRIKASDLVDEPEETKQE from the coding sequence ATGGAAATTAGGTCTTTCAAGTATTCTATTCCTCAAATCACATTTCTAGTAAAAACAAAATTATGGGCACAAGTTCTTGTTGCATTATTCTTAGGATTAGTAATAGGACTGGCATTAGGACCAGAAACAGGTTTAGTTGATGAAAAATCAGCAGAGATCATCACAAACTGGTTATCAATTCCAGCTAATCTATTTCTAAAAATTATTCAGATGATAATAATTCCTTTAATTTTTGCATCAATAATTAGAGGAATCACATCTTCAGGCAGTCTAAAGCAGCTTCAAAAACTAGGTTTGGGGGTATCAGTCTATTTTGTTGCAACAACTGCAATAGCATTAGCGATAGGAATTCTTTTCGTAACAACAATAGAGCCTGGAAATTTTGTGGATAGTGCACTAATTAGAGATAGTTTTAATTTAGAAGATACAGAACCAATCGAAAATACAGAGTTTACAATAAATGACATTCCCCAAAGTATCACAAATGTAATTCCAAGCAACCCGCTTGCATCTTTTATGTCAGGGGAGATGCTCAGCATCATTGTTTTTGCATTAATTATCGGTGTGTCTATGATTTCAATTCCAAGAAAAAGCTCTCAGCCAATTCTTGATTTGTTAGAATCAGTACAAAAAATCACTCTAAAAGTGGTCTCATGGGCAATGCGTTTGGCACCTTTTGCAGCCTTTGGTCTCATGGCAGGAATTACATCAAAGCTTGGATTATCCGCACTGACCGGACTTGGGGCATACATGGGAACTGTAGTAATTGCTCTTTTTACAATGATATTCATCTATATTCTAATTATCAAATTTTTAGCAAAAAAACCATTATCTTTTTTTTCAATGATGAGAGATGCACAACTCTTAGCATTTTCAACATCAAGTTCTGCTGCAGTGATGCCATTATCTATCAAAACAGCAGAAGAAAAGATGAAGGTAAAGCCAAAGATATCTCAGTTCATCATACCGTTAGGAGCCACAGTAAATATGGATGGAACTGCATTATATCAAATAATTGCAGTGTTTTTCTTAGCACAGTTGTTTGGAATTGACTTGGGTTTTACTACAATACTTTTAATTTCAATAACCGCATTGGCAGCATCAATTGGTGCACCATCTGCACCAGGAACAGGAATTGTAATTCTATCAACAATTTTAATTGCTGCAGGAATCCCACCAGTTGCAGTAGTTTTGTTATTGGGAGTAGACAGGATTTTAGATATGACAAGAACCATGACAAATGTCACAGGGGATTTGACAGCATGTCTATTTTTTGATAAGAGAATCAAAGCATCAGACTTGGTAGACGAACCAGAAGAAACAAAACAAGAATAA
- a CDS encoding mechanosensitive ion channel domain-containing protein — MTELVFAVLSIVVTIVLYVVSRQIINKKLQDLQGSDKLLGMVLVFIIVGELLYLGTFFGLFDIALEMITSIGAAAVVIGIALQNQLKNSISGISIFLNPQINVGDLIEFDYVKCKITGLHLTKITAITEDGIKVIIPNHKFSEDMIQIFPKINKK; from the coding sequence TTGACTGAACTTGTCTTTGCAGTATTATCCATAGTTGTAACTATTGTTTTGTATGTAGTGTCTAGACAAATAATCAACAAAAAACTGCAAGACCTTCAAGGTTCTGATAAACTCTTGGGAATGGTTTTGGTTTTCATAATTGTTGGTGAGTTATTGTATTTGGGTACGTTTTTTGGCCTATTTGATATTGCCTTGGAGATGATTACATCTATTGGTGCTGCAGCAGTTGTGATTGGAATTGCTCTGCAAAACCAACTCAAAAATTCTATTTCTGGAATAAGCATATTTCTGAATCCTCAAATTAACGTAGGTGATTTGATTGAATTTGATTATGTGAAATGTAAAATTACTGGATTGCATTTGACAAAAATCACCGCAATCACTGAAGATGGAATCAAAGTGATTATTCCAAATCACAAATTTAGCGAAGATATGATTCAAATTTTTCCAAAAATTAATAAAAAATAA
- the thpD gene encoding ectoine hydroxylase, protein MSQNKTELDFYPTRLNSESKIISRTDPVVYPSSFSSLTEKQEKFFAENGYLIFENLFDADEVASLFEELKSMSEDESKKDLPQFILEPTNKEVRSIFEIHKLSKLYGRLCSDKRILNVVQHLLGSKVYIHQSRVNLKPGFDGKEFYWHSDFETWHSEDGMPNMRAISCSISLTKNYEFNGPLMLIPGSHNEFVSCSGQTPEKHYKQSLKRQEIGTPDKDILEKMVEKGGIVSAKGDAGSAIFFDCNIMHGSNGNITPYPRSNAFFVFNSVHNQLTTPFCGLAPRPNYIGSRDFTPLEPIENFSD, encoded by the coding sequence ATGTCTCAAAATAAAACTGAATTGGATTTTTATCCAACCCGATTAAATTCTGAATCAAAAATAATCTCCAGAACTGATCCTGTAGTTTATCCTAGTTCTTTTTCGTCTCTGACAGAAAAACAAGAAAAATTTTTTGCAGAAAATGGGTACCTGATTTTTGAAAACCTATTTGATGCTGATGAAGTTGCTTCATTGTTTGAAGAACTAAAATCTATGTCTGAAGATGAATCAAAAAAAGACTTGCCACAATTTATTTTGGAGCCAACCAACAAAGAAGTTCGCTCCATCTTTGAAATTCATAAACTAAGTAAACTTTATGGTAGACTTTGTAGTGACAAGAGAATTTTAAATGTGGTTCAACATCTTTTGGGTAGCAAAGTCTACATTCATCAGTCTCGTGTAAACTTGAAACCTGGCTTTGATGGAAAAGAATTCTATTGGCATTCTGATTTTGAAACATGGCATTCTGAAGATGGGATGCCAAACATGAGAGCCATATCTTGTTCTATCAGCCTTACAAAAAATTATGAATTCAATGGACCATTGATGTTAATTCCTGGATCTCATAATGAATTTGTATCATGTTCTGGGCAAACTCCTGAAAAGCATTACAAACAATCTCTAAAAAGACAAGAGATAGGCACTCCCGACAAAGATATTTTGGAAAAAATGGTTGAAAAAGGTGGAATTGTTTCTGCTAAAGGCGATGCAGGCTCTGCAATCTTCTTTGATTGTAATATTATGCATGGTTCTAATGGCAATATCACTCCTTATCCCAGAAGTAATGCATTTTTTGTATTCAATAGCGTTCACAACCAACTTACTACTCCATTTTGTGGTCTTGCGCCTAGACCTAACTATATTGGATCTAGAGATTTTACTCCTTTAGAGCCCATTGAAAATTTTTCAGATTAG
- a CDS encoding ParB/RepB/Spo0J family partition protein, with protein MRRYKPTISYRLKEIPIKQIRVWKEAQARKLDRENISELAKSIKNEGLLNPPLVQKENKNTFLLMSGQRRLAAMKRLGAKKIPVHVLTKQTSYDLDNAKAASVVENIHRKDMNHKEIADSCKFLTEHVGKSAAAKSMGMSRITLNKYLGFAGVPDKLKALVPHLISRDEMTKLYMAIPNIKNAERIAERISKLETGLRRRYIQALSKSPKSTHQKLLKRAKNMRIKQKLSIKLSKTNARKLASQSNKKELSPDEFAEKIISDYLKRKRR; from the coding sequence GTGAGAAGGTACAAACCAACAATCTCATACCGGTTAAAAGAGATCCCAATTAAACAGATCAGAGTATGGAAAGAAGCTCAGGCACGAAAGCTTGACAGAGAAAACATTTCAGAATTAGCAAAATCAATTAAAAATGAAGGATTGTTAAATCCACCATTAGTTCAAAAAGAAAACAAAAACACATTCTTGTTAATGTCAGGACAAAGAAGACTGGCTGCAATGAAGAGGTTAGGAGCAAAGAAAATTCCAGTTCACGTACTAACAAAACAAACATCGTACGATCTAGATAATGCAAAAGCTGCCTCAGTGGTTGAAAACATCCACAGAAAAGACATGAATCACAAAGAAATTGCAGATTCTTGTAAGTTTCTTACAGAACATGTGGGCAAATCTGCCGCTGCAAAATCCATGGGAATGTCAAGAATCACACTAAACAAATACTTAGGATTTGCAGGAGTTCCAGACAAATTAAAAGCACTTGTACCTCACCTAATTTCTCGAGATGAAATGACAAAACTCTACATGGCAATTCCAAATATCAAAAATGCAGAAAGGATTGCAGAACGTATTTCAAAACTAGAAACAGGTTTGCGAAGAAGATACATTCAGGCATTATCAAAATCACCCAAATCAACACATCAAAAATTGTTAAAACGGGCAAAAAATATGCGAATCAAGCAGAAATTATCAATTAAACTATCCAAGACAAATGCAAGAAAGCTTGCAAGCCAATCAAACAAAAAAGAACTCTCACCAGATGAATTTGCAGAAAAAATAATTTCAGATTATCTCAAGCGTAAAAGAAGATAG
- a CDS encoding cation:proton antiporter → MVPEFDVIPIIIGILFLVFPALLLGKLCSHFKISEVIGFVFAGIILGPTALGGLIPIFGKPIVELNDVMLALWQISGIIILFSAGLHFTFHDLIKAGPKAAIIGVFGVITPLVIGYFAVVWMGFDWTVAVLIGATLSATSIAVSVSILEEIGKERTEEGNVLVNAAVLDDVLGLAILSAAITLVASKTIPTIESVVITTITDIGLWFLILLGAVYLLPKIVQVVSKTHPSTLEARGIRHGVALGSAFGLAAISSSVGLNPIVGAFAAGMGLAGSKLAIQVKEFVGRLKVIVAPLFFAIIGAHVDITQISSINWVLFAVILGAAVFSKVFGCGIPATILLKSKQKGFRIGYGMISRGEVSFIIAGIGLSFEMFSEEVYSTIIFAILATIFIAPILLRKSFNSD, encoded by the coding sequence ATGGTACCAGAGTTTGACGTAATCCCCATAATTATAGGGATTTTGTTTTTAGTTTTTCCTGCTTTGCTTTTGGGCAAACTGTGTTCTCATTTTAAAATCTCAGAAGTCATCGGATTTGTATTTGCTGGAATTATTTTGGGCCCTACTGCCCTTGGAGGATTAATTCCAATTTTTGGTAAACCCATTGTGGAACTAAACGATGTAATGTTGGCATTATGGCAAATTTCTGGAATAATTATTTTGTTTTCTGCAGGTCTGCATTTTACATTCCATGATCTAATCAAGGCAGGTCCAAAAGCTGCGATAATTGGAGTGTTTGGAGTTATCACACCATTAGTTATAGGATATTTTGCTGTAGTATGGATGGGCTTTGATTGGACGGTTGCAGTACTTATCGGTGCAACACTTAGTGCAACAAGTATAGCAGTGTCAGTATCAATTTTAGAAGAAATAGGAAAAGAGAGAACAGAAGAAGGAAATGTTTTGGTAAATGCTGCGGTGTTAGATGATGTATTAGGACTGGCAATTCTTTCAGCAGCAATCACATTAGTTGCATCAAAAACAATTCCAACAATAGAATCAGTAGTCATCACAACAATCACAGATATAGGATTGTGGTTTTTGATACTACTTGGAGCAGTTTATCTTTTACCAAAAATTGTTCAGGTGGTATCTAAAACACACCCATCAACATTAGAAGCTAGAGGAATCAGACATGGTGTCGCATTAGGATCAGCATTTGGTTTGGCTGCAATTTCATCAAGTGTTGGATTGAATCCTATTGTGGGTGCTTTTGCGGCAGGTATGGGACTTGCAGGATCAAAACTAGCAATTCAAGTTAAAGAATTTGTTGGTAGATTGAAAGTAATTGTAGCCCCTTTGTTTTTTGCAATTATTGGAGCTCATGTAGACATTACACAAATCTCATCAATTAACTGGGTGTTATTTGCAGTAATTTTGGGTGCGGCAGTTTTTTCAAAGGTTTTTGGCTGCGGGATACCAGCGACAATTTTGTTGAAAAGCAAACAAAAGGGTTTTCGAATAGGTTATGGCATGATATCCAGAGGAGAAGTATCTTTTATCATAGCAGGAATAGGATTATCATTTGAAATGTTTTCAGAAGAGGTTTACTCTACAATCATCTTTGCCATTTTGGCAACAATTTTCATTGCACCTATTTTACTGAGGAAATCATTTAATTCAGATTAA
- a CDS encoding transcription initiation factor IIB, protein MSLQETKCPRCGKNAVVTDVESQEVFCSKCGMVLDEKVHDSGPGRTFTNSTTNKSHSGDKTTLARHDRGLSTMINPFDKDSSGNPLSVSMKSSLKRLRKWDSRSRVKNNDDRNLQQALSELLKLKEKLSLPDAVIEKASYIYRKSLEKKLVRGRSIAALVSAALYAACRESETPRTLQEVATSMGIKKKELTASYRLIFKELELKMPVVDSVSCIAKIASNADLSEKTKRNAMKILKKAEKQNELAGKHPMGLAASALYLASADLEENRTQKDIADAAGITEVTIRNRCKSLRTVL, encoded by the coding sequence ATGAGTTTACAAGAAACAAAATGTCCTCGATGTGGAAAGAATGCTGTTGTTACTGATGTTGAATCTCAAGAAGTTTTTTGTTCAAAATGCGGAATGGTGTTAGATGAAAAAGTACATGATAGTGGACCTGGAAGAACATTTACAAATTCTACTACAAACAAATCCCATTCTGGCGATAAAACAACTTTAGCACGACATGATCGTGGTCTTAGTACCATGATTAATCCTTTTGATAAAGATTCTTCTGGAAATCCATTATCTGTATCAATGAAATCCTCTCTGAAACGACTCCGAAAATGGGATAGTAGAAGTCGTGTAAAAAATAATGATGATCGAAATCTTCAGCAAGCACTATCTGAACTATTGAAATTAAAAGAAAAATTGTCTTTACCTGATGCAGTTATAGAAAAAGCATCGTATATCTACAGAAAATCTTTAGAAAAAAAACTTGTTCGTGGACGTTCTATTGCTGCACTAGTGTCTGCTGCACTCTATGCTGCATGTCGTGAATCTGAGACACCTCGTACATTGCAAGAAGTTGCAACATCGATGGGGATAAAAAAGAAAGAACTCACTGCAAGTTATAGATTGATTTTCAAAGAATTGGAATTAAAAATGCCTGTAGTCGATTCTGTTTCGTGTATTGCAAAGATTGCAAGTAATGCTGATTTATCAGAAAAAACAAAAAGAAATGCTATGAAAATTTTGAAAAAAGCTGAAAAACAAAATGAACTTGCAGGTAAACATCCTATGGGACTAGCTGCATCAGCACTGTATCTTGCAAGTGCTGATCTGGAAGAAAACAGAACTCAAAAAGATATTGCTGATGCTGCAGGTATCACTGAAGTGACAATAAGAAACAGATGTAAGAGTCTTAGGACTGTATTGTAA
- a CDS encoding translation initiation factor eIF-1A: MGKRQVKNESALKEIKLPETEEEMFGRVIKMMGGENVMVKCADKVVRRGRIRGKLKRRVWIRDNDVVIIAPWEFGKDQRGDILWRYTLPQVDWLKQNKHIPLDF, from the coding sequence ATGGGAAAACGTCAAGTAAAAAATGAAAGTGCATTAAAGGAAATAAAATTGCCAGAAACAGAAGAAGAGATGTTTGGCAGAGTAATCAAAATGATGGGGGGAGAAAATGTAATGGTAAAATGTGCAGACAAGGTAGTTCGAAGAGGAAGAATAAGGGGCAAATTGAAAAGAAGAGTATGGATCAGAGATAATGACGTGGTGATTATCGCACCATGGGAGTTCGGAAAGGATCAAAGAGGAGATATTTTATGGCGATACACATTGCCGCAGGTGGATTGGCTAAAACAAAACAAGCACATCCCACTAGATTTTTAG
- a CDS encoding ectoine synthase — protein MIIRNIDSLYNTESEVRSDNWSSTRLLLKDDNMGFSFHQTTVFAGTETKIWYKNHLEAVYCVEGSGEIEEDDGTKHNISPGTIYALDKHDKHILRAFSNMKMICVFNPPLLGPETHDADGVYPLLTESKNVSK, from the coding sequence ATGATCATTCGAAATATTGATTCGTTGTACAATACTGAAAGTGAAGTGCGTTCAGATAATTGGTCTAGTACCAGACTGCTGTTAAAAGATGATAATATGGGGTTCTCTTTTCACCAAACAACTGTATTTGCTGGTACTGAAACTAAAATCTGGTACAAAAACCACCTTGAGGCAGTTTATTGTGTTGAAGGTTCAGGTGAAATTGAGGAAGATGATGGTACCAAACACAACATATCTCCTGGAACAATTTATGCATTAGATAAACATGATAAACATATCTTGCGAGCATTTTCAAACATGAAAATGATTTGTGTCTTTAATCCGCCCCTCTTGGGACCTGAAACACACGATGCTGATGGCGTATATCCATTATTAACAGAATCCAAAAATGTCTCAAAATAA
- a CDS encoding helix-turn-helix transcriptional regulator, whose protein sequence is MLDFEDTSAEFLELASEVRLKILFDLLQKPSRLTTLSKKYDVSPQEIHRNFERMVNSNLIVKQENNFYALTTFGQAICTQIHSFSYLSENKKYFKSHNFGNLPSKFLRRIGDLSNSQEIVGVSRVLETWKKIYKTADDYIFNILSETPLELMDLMIKRVKRGTKYRHIISEDASIPKGRKKLLEKSGFYALLESEKIERRMLKSVQISIILNENSAGLMFPDSSGRPDLRSMFFSEDESFREWCMDYFKYCWNVSDPFKEFKLKE, encoded by the coding sequence ATGCTGGACTTTGAGGATACTTCTGCTGAATTTTTAGAGCTTGCAAGTGAGGTTAGACTCAAAATTCTGTTTGATTTACTCCAAAAACCATCACGTCTAACAACATTGTCAAAAAAATACGATGTCTCTCCTCAGGAAATACATCGAAATTTTGAGCGGATGGTTAATTCTAATTTGATTGTTAAACAAGAAAATAATTTTTATGCATTAACTACGTTTGGACAAGCAATTTGTACGCAAATCCATTCATTCTCTTATCTTTCTGAAAATAAAAAATATTTTAAAAGTCATAATTTTGGAAACCTTCCTTCAAAGTTTCTACGCCGTATAGGTGATTTGAGTAATTCGCAGGAGATTGTAGGGGTATCACGTGTATTGGAAACATGGAAAAAAATCTACAAAACTGCCGATGATTATATTTTCAATATTTTGTCTGAGACTCCTTTGGAACTTATGGATTTGATGATTAAACGAGTGAAACGCGGAACAAAATATCGACATATAATATCTGAAGATGCGTCAATTCCCAAAGGACGAAAAAAACTTCTTGAAAAATCAGGATTTTATGCTCTCTTGGAATCTGAAAAAATTGAACGTAGGATGCTAAAATCTGTACAAATTTCAATAATTTTAAACGAAAATTCTGCAGGACTAATGTTCCCTGATTCTTCTGGAAGGCCTGACCTTCGTTCTATGTTCTTTAGTGAGGATGAGTCTTTTAGGGAATGGTGTATGGATTATTTCAAATATTGCTGGAATGTCTCAGACCCTTTCAAGGAATTTAAATTAAAAGAATAA